aaatttaaaaatctacataatttactaaaaaactgagataagaattttctttattattcaCATCGtcatagaataaataattgaaaaaaaaatattaagcttttagagccggaaaattttttacagacaaaaataaatggatCCCATGTctgcatatttaaatttttttttctatatcaacaatgttaaatgtaaataaaatttagttaaaaaaagcATGGGTTGTACTACTGTGTAACAtaagataacaaaaaataaagccGGTCATCTCGTGTGCACGTGGTTTTTAAAAGTTGGTTTGGAGGTCACAAGTAGGCGCGACACATGCATACGTCATACCCGCTTCGCAGCTTCAActtgttttatattatttttattatttttatgtcctGTTACACTAtaccatatatgataataataataataataataataataataataataataatactgcaAATAGCACACACTGTACATAatacgttaaaataaaaaatattataccgATGCGATGCAATTTTATAGAATGTATTAACGTATGTACATACatgacatacatacatacatttatttatgtaagtaCATGCcgtgattttattaataatgtgaGTAAGTAgattttcatttgaatattcGATTTAtacttgataaatatatatatatatatagatgcagacaatgttgaataaaaaaaattttttaaaattaacatcaaaaggtcatgttatttattttaagtattttattaactttgtttttaatatttaaattaattatttattttataagctaaatttttatgataataaataaataaatgtgatttataataaatgtcaataaCCGAATAACATGAGTATAATAAAGACAAGTTAGTTGTtatgaaaatgatttatttatcaaatttttttttatcattatcagtgagtaataaattttaaaatatatacagaaaaaattgtCTTCCTTATagttagaaataataaaaagttaaaaatatgtcaaaGTACAACGTCATCTTATGCTTTCTCTTTTTTATTCActcatcatttataaaaacatatatgtatatatatatatttatacaaacgAAAAGTTACGCATGGGTATAGTATTTGACTCAGTATAGTGTAAACAAGCAGTGATGTCATTATTTTCAGTATGAAAaaacttgtatatatatatatatattaaagatatgttaattatcaaagttattttatattgtaaaaaaaaattaacaaatcacaattaataatgtttttgtaaaaattataaatatttttatgataaaaattaattttttttgttacacgATATTAGTTTGAATTTGATAAAGTGGAAAAAAACAGAcggatgaatttttttatttttttattttttattgtaatgcTGATGAATCACGCGTTTTCATGCACTTTGCGTCGAGGACACTGAGAACATGAagacattgttttttttttaattattgcaaaaaatacAATAGTAGTTAGGAGTGTCATAAAAGAGTAATCTTTACAATTTATTGAATACCgataattattagatgtttTGCAGCATTAGataattaatagattagtagtcagtttttttattttttattatggtaGTTCTATTCAAGCTAAAATGTTGTCCAActctacataaatttataacatatcttgatatttatttatttattttttttttcattgtttaattacttcaacataataattatcattattaactTTCATCtattgaagttaaaaagtttaatgaattggaaatattaaaacaataattgatataaattacgAGTtgggaaattattttaaatatttataatcaatagaaatttgaatgatattcaaatttataaaataaattatcatgttaaaaaaagtatatttattaaggtaaagttaaatgaaaatttaaatacacgtGCAATGACCTTTTAATGTAGCTAATAAGTGAATCACTTGGGCATTGGAAAaccaaataaagaaaaatcactGACTAAgtttttcatgttttttacATTCACAATAAATCCTTATTTCacaaagtatatataaaaaaaaaaaaaaaaaaaaaaaaaaaaaaaaaaaaaaaaaaaaaaaaaaaactaatataaagttattaagtaaaagaaatttactgcaattaatatttttctgaatgcaaaagtttaaaattttttcgcaaaatattgaattttataattattttattttattctattctgATTGTATAAAGATGAGTAATTTAATATGAGTTTAATAATACGATCGAAGTCtagtatgataaaaaatgatattgttGAATGCGTGATGCACGCGTGGCAATCACGAGAGACAACATTTGGCTCATTATACTGTATTATTACTTTAGTTATTTGCAGATAAAATGCCCGTGTCGCACTCTGCAAgtgataaaacaaaacaagattaaattataaaaatatgttctCTGTATGTTTGAACAGCAACTGTgtctacaaaaatttattataatgtcgataaaaaaaaaaaaccttataatttcaatgttatcaaaaataatttaaaaaatttaattccataaaatcacaattaatatttttgtttataattttgattgctgaaaatatttattattttaattatcattgtcattgacttaaattgataaagaaaaaaaaatttaattcaatgcTAAAGTTAACGATGatgtctttatatatatataaataaagtccTGTCACTAAGGGgctaaaaataatgataataataacaataattaacaaataataaataaaattttacttttaattgtaGGTCACGGAAAACCACTTGAATTTAATCTAATGTATGTAGTAAAACTGGTTCaatctaaacatttttttcatttcacaaatcttataaatatgtaattcctctatacatttaaaataattatatttattttcttacaaaTAACTCTATTCAGCAGCAAAATAACTTGataaatagacaaataaataaatcatcttATCTCATGTAATATTACCgcgaattagaaaaaaataacatcctATCGAGATAACGATAGTGatccataaaaaatgaaaacaaagtCGTAAAATACTACAGTACAGTGATACAGTGATAGTACACATAACATATTGTCTACAATAGATTATTCAAACTTTATCATAACTAACTCGTATCTTTCCAtccaattattaatattatcaccTCAAGCTAacatcagtaataaaaaaaaaaaaaaaaaataagaaaaaaaaaaatattaaaaaaaaaaaaatccaaaccCAAAATTACCATCTGATATAATATTTACACAATTTAATTGTCGGCGTCCTGCAGTCTGCTCAGCTTCAAGTGCTTTCGCAATTGTTGGGTTGCAAActtactaataatttatcatcctAACCTGAGaaatcggcaaaaaaaaaacccccGCAACTGTTATTTGGTTCCAGTGATATTAATTTCTatacgatgatgatgataataataatatttgtatacaacgtctaattgattattaaatgtGATTAAGTGATTACGTTAATAAAGCAAAGCGTCGCCGCGCAGTCTATCAAACAAAAACTTATGGCCGATGATCGCATCAGCTGCTACttgaatttaatactttatacATCCATCATTGCATAACAAAACCAgacaatatataatatataaaacgaaacataaattattgcaTTTGATCGGTGGACATTGGATGCCTTAACCAGATGTAGATAAACTTCTTCCGGTTATGATATACTACCGGCacgattttaattaatttaaataattatttatttttaaacaaacatTCATTGTCATTTGAccaatattgatatttaatttaaaatcataataatttattgcaaaataaaaaaaaaaaaaatggaaaatataatcTTACCTTTCCTGCGACCAAATGGTCCAAAGAAAGTCccattttttccaattataTTGTCATCAAtgtatttaagtaattttgcTGTGTCTTCGCCTTTTTTAGTAGCTATCGACTTGGCAAGTGCTTTAGATTGAACAGTTTTTACTGTCTGTTGATGGTGTTGCTGTAACAGCAACTGTTGCTGCTGAGGAATAAGTACttgtgttgttgttgttgttgttgttgccgTTGCTATTGTTGCTGATGCTGTTGATGCTAGTGTACTTATAACTGTACTTCCGGAATTTACTGGCGATGCAGCTTGACTTAGTAACACATTGGTTTCTTCAGGCAAAGAGCCAATACGCCTCTGCTGCGAGCTGGCCCAGCCCTTGCTCGAGATCTTCACCGAGCAACTCATTCTAACATagtacaatttaaataaactatacaCTGACTTTAACTAACTAACAACAacagtaacaaaaaaaaaaataataataataataataataattaaaaacctCCGTAACTAAACTACACTATGCGTAaagttgtttattatttttatcacgtcACAATGTAATGGAAAACGTATACTCCTGGTGGAATTGTCCAGTGAGGTGCAAGTGGCAACATAAATACACGATTTACCCACTTGGAATCTTACAGCAATTACTcggatttattattatttttatcaaatagaGTAAGAATATCTCAGTTGATTAATGGTAAAATTACCACCTGGTGCATCTAAAACCGGTTGCTGCTCTCTGAAAAATCCTTTAATTCATCAAGCTCCAAACAAATCGATTACAATGTctccaatattttattttctgctcCCTGTAAATGCCACTTTATCACAAATAGTTtagcttttttatttatcagtcACAACTTTTAATGTCAGTGAGTAAATAATacaatcaataatattaaaaaacaagagAACTAGTTTCTATCACACACAATAACCAAAAGATCCTTCAATGCTGTACCAGCAACCAGCAGCTGGGGACAACAAGAAAAAAAGACTCAAGTGAGAGTGCGCAAAAGTGAATGAGCTGCTGAGAAGAAGGGGTTgctcaatataaaatatacacacACAGACAAATAATTTGTCTGTGTATATtaaagatatatgtatatatatatataccttaCAGTTTAGTACTCCTGTCGACAGATTCAAGTCGATAATCAAATGCGCGTCTCCGTGCTAGATATTACACAATACCAATTAATCTcgataagaagaaaaaataatatgtaatcaCTTTCTTATCGATAAATCTTTTATCGGAATTACTTTAACTTGAGTCATTGATCTCATACCTgattatgtatttaataatatttttaaaaaatattaataactttttttttcaagtacgAAGATAAGGAAGAACGTCGACAGGTGAGTAGGACACGTGAAATAGGAATTAGTACTCACAAACTCACAGCTTGAGGTACGCGGCTAGACTAACTGTCTGGCTGTCTGGCAATCTGACTTGATGCTCGCGGTTCTCGCGGTTCTCGCGGTTCTCGCGGTGGCTGCTGCTGGTGCTGTTGGTCAGGTTTGTCGAGTTGCCTTCTATCCTCGTATTGTCGTATTCAGTCGTATTCAGTCGTATTCTATCGTATTCTATCGTATCGCGCTTCTTGGCCCGGAGCAACCACGTGACGTCATCGCGTCATATATCCAGACCGCGCACGCGCAGCCGCACATTGTCTTGGTCTTACTATACACTGCTATATCTACTAGCAGAAacgtaatataataataacaataataatatatgtatatataaatatagataaatttaaatagaaagaGAGATAGAGATTAAGATAGAGTTAGAGATAtgtattattaatgattatgtATACATTGTCCGTGTAATTTCTTGACAACTTTACAGCTCTATGTAATGATGGTTGTGCTAGTGATGTTACTCTTGTTTCAGAttgttattatgaaaaattttttattatacaatatAGACTTGCACTCTTTTACTTTTCCTTTTTACTGAACCTCAGTGTTGGAGGTTGGAGTCTTATCCAGTCTGATCCAGTCTGATCGTCAACTAGTCactccattttatttttactcgttTGTCCCGAGTGCCCTGAGTCCAGTGTCCTGTAGATCCTTGCATTGGCCTTTGGATATCCCTTTTTATCCCTATCGTCCCATTCGAGCTCCACTCATAAGATTCTGAGTAggacacaaataaaaaaaaaaaaaaaaaaaaaaaaaaaaaaaaaaaaataatatattcatgttgtatataaaaataattatattagaaTTTAAGTTTGAGTTGTAAACCAGACGCAAACATATTGCATATGCACTTTGTCATGTGTATTTTTGTCACGTGTTTGGTTTATCTGTCGGGTCACTGGTAAATTTAACGTTTATTGTCGTAAATTAGGTCAATGCAGCAAattatggaaataaaattttaacataattattattaatatttaatatttaataaaagtaatagtaatagatttaaatatattgttttgTTGGTTCATAAGTAtgtattaattgttaataatgtaatataatattGTTGGTCAGATGGTTATCCATAATTTTTGGCGAGTGGAATCAAGACGTTGAGccaagaataataatttaacttggcAACGTACAAAGAGATAAttcatgtataattttattaattttatcttccCGAGTACCACCGGAACTCAAATGATCcatgatatttaataatcattgaGAGATGAATCATAGCTAAGACATTATAAAGATTCTTTTATCATTCCgaaattttctaagaatcacttatcaaataatttttaatgcccGTTAGTGGGCTATTAtcgtcaattaaatttattaatctatAAATTGCATCCTGTTTTAATTGAGTAACAATACTACTACAGAGTACCTACTGATACTtgtttagaaatttttgaaatagtaTCTGTAATGTACCAGCACTTTAAGGCTACCGATCGTctagatgtttttttttaggaacTGTCTAATTGTGGTCATATGCGAcacagttataaaaatatatacgtgTGAGGTGAATATAGAGTGCCCTTGAAACTTTAAGATAcacaaaatttgaatcgttacagTTGGACTTGCGCTAATAAACGTCCTGTGGTGAGTGTATAAAAAGCATCGATCCAAATGTGCCACGATGAGTTTcattctgtttatttattttccaaactATTATACGCTTTTAAAcgtaattttcatcatttttttttttttttttttaagatgacaaatttttaaaattcatctaCGGATTActgactttttattatttgataaaacaaACCTCTATTAAAAGCTATTAATCtcaaaattagtaaaaaaaaaaaaaaatgtattgtgcaataaattttcatgtcaaatttagaaaatttaaaactgaaaattttaaaaaatcttaaaaatataataataaaaatagtagttAGTAGTTGCATATATGATTTTTGTCTATAAATAttctagaaaaatatatagtggCAAGTAGAAGTAGACGATTGCAATTCGCTTTATGACGCACGAATGAGCAACAACCTTGAACTTGAAGACGTGATAATTCACAGCTGGCTCGCGTAGCTGGAACAAACTCGCGACAATTTTGCTCGTATATGTCCATACCGTAATTAGAGTATTATGAGAATTATActtaaaactcattttttcatttacaaaaATCCTATcaccaatattttttacaaactattattttattaacttatttacaATTCTGCGTGACAATGACCCGATCGAATTAATATAtcacccaaaaaaaaaaaaaatcaatgccaacaaaataataatattttttgataattaaatatatcataaattacaaaaaaaaatagatatatatatatatatatatatatatatatccatatatgataaatgacccagttaaaaagttattaaatttttttttttattaagaattaaatctGAAATGATCGGCAATATCTTGACGCAACCTGACCCTgaacttaatttataaatatttatgtttccttcgtgatatataatatactttaGATAGCCATTGacaaatataattagtaaactaataattattccgttataacatatatttatttaattaaatccgaTCAACAATAAACACTAAttaatgtgtatatatattttatttgtattttttggcATAATATGTTGTTTTGTTAAACACACGTGGCTGTTAGCCATTTTTTACTCTTCATCTCACGTcttaatatacaaaatatataagcaTACATACTTGCATATGTACACAAGCAATTTAATCACACGAGACGTGACAGTTTTACCACGCATTGGTCAATATCATTTATAGTCTCGTTGCCAAGCAAGTTTCTCGTCGTCTACTGAGTAATTGCATCAATAACTCCGCTTTAATCGTAACATCtacatacgtatatatattacacATCTTACTGTTTAACTCGTTCCTAAATTTATTCCTCAAAAATCTAAAGTTTGGTAGTTATCTACTAAGaactacaatatatattattttttttaattatcgtgtgttatcaattaataaaaaaaaacctgataATTAAAGAGATGATGTGATTACTAGGAGATTTTACACATGCTCTGATAAatcgatttatatttaatagctATTTGGTGAATTTTAACACAGTTATCTGCGTCGAGCTCGGATTATCCATGGTCGGAGTACCTTTAAAGCTGATAATATTACCCCACCTAGCTAATGTTTCGTCATATCATGTTTATCTTTACTACTATATTATTGATCcacatatataaataccaGCTATTAAATAGCCGGTTTTCGtgtttcttatttttcttGGGCCCAAAACTACGCAGGTGACACCCCTGGATgacctttaaaattttttcatttttataaaagtccaagaatacatttttttatttttttaatataaataatttacgggGTTTCATTGCAATTGTTTAATCAATGATATGAACAAAATTATCCATGGTTACTGATACGTTTGTTTCAATTGATGAGTCTACCGTCTGAAGTCAGGTATTTTAGTTGAACTGGTGTTGACCGAAACAGTTATTTTACGATTGATTTATACTTTGAaacacgataattttttttcacatgcgAAATTGATACGAGTTAAAATTACTGAATAGCggtatataatattattatttttttaaactaaaaatgcTCAAGTTTCCGCCGACTACGCCGCAGGATCTCAAGGTCGCCGCTTGCATCGAACAAAAACGACGAAATGAAGAAGCTagaaagctgagaatttttgATCCCCGTTGTCAAATTAAggtaaacttttatttatgtctactattaaaaaaattttctaaagtaaaaaataatggcgCATACTTTtgtctatttataaatataattaatttgcaataaaaaatgcaaaatatatatatatatatatatatatatatatatatatatatatatatatatatataaatatatatatatttttgcaaaaaaaaaattttaaacgaagATTAATGTTCATTAAATTGATATATATCCATgagaaatataaatgataagaaacaTGTAAGTtgtacgtaaaaaaaattattaaaataaaatgatatctTAGGTTTCATTAATCTTTCATACTCAGgagattaataaatatttaaaagcattactttttttttttgttttattttaaccgACTAATGTATATCtgaaagaattttatttatttatttcggtgaaagtaaaaaataaaatcggtTACTCAAAATATAtccacatatatttatttatttttttaaaatatatacatttgtactGCAGATAGACAAAGAGTTCTTGGATAAGCaaatagaagaaaaagaaCGTCTGCGTCAGCAAGAACGAGAACGAGAATGCCGGATGGATGAAGCTCTGGTCGTTAGCAGTAAGTTTGCAATGATGCTTGACAAGCGGGAAGAAGAGGTTTGTCATActcatgattaaatttttttcccatgtaaTCCCCACGCATTATCTTTTGCAACTGATATATCCTGGTACTGCGCATTAAAGagtccgttcaatttgatatttgatagtatgaaaaaaaaaaaaaaaaaaaaaaaaaaaaaaattcaactatattttaaaaaataacttgataatcttgaatataaatatttatttgttacattattttaaaataaatattttaaattatggattttagtaaaaataattttaataaattgtttttataatcgttggtagaaatatttattaattcttaagTAATGATCTAGTTTTACAGCTTCTAAGAGTTTAATTAACGTTCTAGGAAAGGAAGAAGATAAATcgtaatataaattcataccGCAAAATCCATCAACGTCCGCAGGATCGCCGTGACTTTGATCTTTATGATcccgattatttaaaaaaatcactaccAGCACGTATAGCCGATGATGATCCGCGAATTGGACCGTCGTCTGCTCAAaagtttgtttaaataaatatttttttttcttataataataaataataataatttgaagatttgataaataatttttttttgcagattcGAGGGGGAAGATCTCGAACGATCTAAAAGACTGAATAAACATAAAGAGCAGATGCAATCTTGTCTTATGCAGCAGGTGTatgagaaacaaaaaaataaagaaaaagaaaaaaacgcTGATGTATCTTTTCAacagtttattttatctaGGGACAGGCGCGCAATTGACCTTGGACGTATGGAGGAAGAATGTCGAAGAAAACTCAATGAAGCTAATGCACAATTTAATCGTGCccttgtaaattttatcttttatttatttgttaatatatatatatatatatatatttatataaatttatataaatttaattagtattatttatttattcaatcgaGGCTGAAGAACAAGAATATCGCAGTAAATGTGAAGCAATAAAAGATGAGGAAGACAAACGTgctgaaatttataataatgttaCCGGTGATTTCTTAACAGAAGCTCGTGAACAAGCATTAAGTTATTGTGGACCAAACAAATTACTTGCTTGTCGTTATAAGGGTATGACATCTGATGAGATTAAATGTATATGGGAAGAACAAGCTCGGCAGATGAAAGAAATTCAGGCtaggattttatttaactttgatAGATAAAGATAATGGATCTGTCCATTTTCTACTTTACTTACTATCGGATATAacggaaattatttatttatttatttattttgtcattatagaaaatgaaagaagaagaaagacaaaaaaacattgaatgGGATCGTTTGATGATCGGTAATGCTCAAGCGGCCGAACTTTATGATCAAGAATTGAATCgtcaaaaaatgtattaaaaattttcttgtttttttttttttttttttttttttttgtttctttgtacttattatttgtaatatttgttgactattttttagggaattgcgaaaaaaaatagctgaagaaaatttacatttatcacAACAGCAGAGATCACatcaagattatttaaataaaatggttTATAAGTATCAACAAGAACcagaattttttaacaaatttaattcgTGTCCTCGATAATTtcttaagtaaaaaaaaaattcaaaataaggGTGTAAAATCTAAAGACCAAATGATATTTGTGAgctagtaaaataaaattatgtaaactggttacaataaattaaaaaatttttaaactttttattgctaaaactTATTTGTAAATGATAAGCCATGAACTtgttatacttttattttattaaaagtaattacaaaaatatccctatctcgttttttttttaaatgcacgtaaaatagaaaatcacAAGACACTGAACTGAGATCCAACCCCGGAGAAAGGCATACGTACCGGCATTCACCTCAATTACTGGTTTGCGTTTTTATTCAGACGATCCAAACCACTTTCTGCAGCCTAAGACCACGATCTGTAACGTTAGACAGCCGCTTACCATAAAACAAGGAAACAAAGTGTTTGTTTATCTTTCGGACAttgtttacatatttatacaggtaaatattatcattattattattattattattattattaattaatcaattaatcttgtactgataaaattttagttatttctgtttaaataaatttatgtgccCGCTGATCTAACACGaaaacttgaataattattccaatatttttatttgaatagaaaaaagttaaaaaaaaaaaaaataataattttattaatcgtttaaaattataaaattaatattactttttaaaaacatatttaatgTGTGTAAAAGAAGGTGAAAAGTGaaattatatagaaaatttccACAGTTTATGTAACCGCATCTCCagttacgataaaaaaaaaaatcacgcaTGTTAtgatgttttttataaaaagactttttttttatacgaattataaatattataatatattgtcttataataatatatagagaaaaagaagaagaaaaagaagaaatggctttgacattaaaatattgGGTTCTGGatagtgtaattttattatcgacattaataattatcgcaTACTTGTACATgactcgaaaatttaaatactggaAGAGACGGGGAGTTGCTGAGATTACACCAACTCCATTTGTTGGTAATTTTGGTGATTGTTTGACGACAAAACGATCAGGAGGACAGTGGGCTCAAGATATGTATGAATGGAGCGCTGGGTTGCCTTACATGGGATTTTATGTTTTCGATAGACCCTTTCTTTTGGTTCGCGATCCggaacttattaaaaatattcttgtaaaagatttcaattatttcaatgaCAGATTCGCTAAAGCAAGTCCGTACGATCGGATTGGCGacgcaaatttattttttattaaaaatccacAGTGGAAAATAGTTAGAACCAAACTCACCCCTATTTATAGTTCTGGAAgggtcaaaaaaatgtttaaactAATGGTTGATGTTGGAGACGATCTTATGTCACTTATGGAATCTCACAATTTTaaaggtaataaaaatatgaattatttagtggattatttaaaattatttaaaattattgtgtttTAGGAAAAGGAGAAATAATAGAAGTTAAAGAATTATGTGCAAGATTCACCACTGACATGATTTCAACAACGGCATTTGGAATTCGA
Above is a window of Microplitis demolitor isolate Queensland-Clemson2020A chromosome 1, iyMicDemo2.1a, whole genome shotgun sequence DNA encoding:
- the LOC103577962 gene encoding RIB43A-like with coiled-coils protein 2 — its product is MLKFPPTTPQDLKVAACIEQKRRNEEARKLRIFDPRCQIKIDKEFLDKQIEEKERLRQQERERECRMDEALVVSSKFAMMLDKREEEERKKINRNINSYRKIHQRPQDRRDFDLYDPDYLKKSLPARIADDDPRIGPSSAQKFEGEDLERSKRLNKHKEQMQSCLMQQVYEKQKNKEKEKNADVSFQQFILSRDRRAIDLGRMEEECRRKLNEANAQFNRALAEEQEYRSKCEAIKDEEDKRAEIYNNVTGDFLTEAREQALSYCGPNKLLACRYKGMTSDEIKCIWEEQARQMKEIQKMKEEERQKNIEWDRLMIGNAQAAELYDQELNRQKMELRKKIAEENLHLSQQQRSHQDYLNKMVYKYQQEPEFFNKFNSCPR